CATTCATTGCGGCCCGGTCAATAGTTGTGCAGGCTCCTATTTCGACATTGTCGCCGATTATGACTCCGCCGGTTTGAGGAATCTTCACGATTGAGTCATTATCACGGACAAATCCGAATCCGTCGCAGCCTATCACAGCACCGGAATGAATCAAGCAATTTTGCCCGACTCTGACATTTTTTAGCAAAACCGCGTGAGGTTCAATAATGCTGCCTGACTCGATTACGCAATTTTCACCTATAAAAGCAAACGGGGCAATATATGAATCACCAGCAATTTTTGCACTTGAATCAACATAAGCGCGTGAATCAATTCCCGTTAATTTTTCGTGAGCAGGCTCGAATAAAGCTAATAATTTAGGCAGTAAAGCCCGTGGATCTTTGCAAGAAATTCCGCTGCGGGTAGGTGAGAATAAATCTTTTTTTGCGGCGATCGGTATATCAGGGCTCAAATTTTCGATTGCCTTAGAGTCCCATATCACACAGAGCGAGTCTTTATCCGAGTCTTCAGGGCTTGAGATTCGCTTTATATCGCGTTCAGGATTGCCGACGATGCTAATTTTTGGATCATTTAATTTTGCGGCTATTTCAGATAATAAAATAATAATCTCCTCCAAACTATAAAAAATTTTACAAATGCCATAATCCCCTAAGGCCGAATTTATCATCATGAGAGTTATTATAATAAAGCTCAATAGAAACATGTTCATCGAGTCTATAACCGAGTGCGGCCTCATGCTGCTTTAAATTTGGACTCCAACGCCACCAGCCATAGGGACGGCGAATTTTTACGGGTATATACTGCGCTCTGATAAAGTATTCATTTTCCGGCCATTGAACTTCAACACCAGCCCAGAAATTATTTAATAATTCAAATCTTGCTCCGAGTCTGCGTGTAAAGTCAAAATTATTCAGCGAAAAAATTAATTCCGTGTAAATTTCTGCCCAGTTCAAATCCGGCCTATATCCAAAAAATATTCCTGCTTCGGGATATTTGCCTTCAATTCCTGCATAAGCCGCGACCCACATTTGAAAGGTGAATCTCTTGCTGTCTACATTTGCATTTATTCCTGAAATTTTGCCGGGTGAAAAATTTATATTTACGTTTGCCCTGAGATTTTCAACTGCGTGTTTATCTTCTAAGAATTCACGGGCGGAGCGTTCAATGTCGCTTTTATGGAGTTCTGCCCATTTTACAGGAATCCCTATCAGCGGCGCGAGTTCAGGCAGTAATTTTGCTTCTAAATCAGATTGAAACATTGCCGGTATAGTCCGCGAATATAAAACGGGTTTTACTGCTAAGATCATATCAGTTCCGGGCCTGAAAGTTATATTTATGCGCGTTGAGTTTTCCGATAAAAAAATTTGCTGCGAGAACTCCCAGCCGGGTAATTTATTATTTATTATTTTGCTGACTGCCTCTTTCAAAGCCACGTCTGACCATGTAAAGGCATTTTGCGGCAAATCCTTAACGAGATCAAAAATTTCTGCGTCCATGCTTGCAATATCTTCACGAAACCATTTCGCGGCCATTTCTCGTAATTCAGGGACAATTAAATTTATTTCGGGCTTAATTATTTGGCTCATAATGGGAGAAAATTTTACTTCAGGCGAGTTATTTACGAGTTTGACTCTCACTGTGTAACCGGCAAAGAGTCGCGACGCAACAAGAGTTAAAGTTCCTTCACTGTCAATTTCGGGCGAGTCAGGAATCTCCGACCATACAGCCGAAAGACTCCGAGTTACTGCACTTTCCAGCCAAGCGGGGACTCCTGAAACGCTCAAAGCATGACAAGGACTCGAATAATAAAGCGAGAAGGAGAAAATCAGCGCAAAAATTATTATTACATTAAAACATTTCGCCGAATCCGAAATAAGTCTTGCTTTCCTCTTTACCGTGAGCATAATCAACTCTAAGATTTCCGAACGGAGTTTTTACTCT
The genomic region above belongs to Synergistaceae bacterium and contains:
- the lpxD gene encoding UDP-3-O-(3-hydroxymyristoyl)glucosamine N-acyltransferase — its product is MNMFLLSFIIITLMMINSALGDYGICKIFYSLEEIIILLSEIAAKLNDPKISIVGNPERDIKRISSPEDSDKDSLCVIWDSKAIENLSPDIPIAAKKDLFSPTRSGISCKDPRALLPKLLALFEPAHEKLTGIDSRAYVDSSAKIAGDSYIAPFAFIGENCVIESGSIIEPHAVLLKNVRVGQNCLIHSGAVIGCDGFGFVRDNDSIVKIPQTGGVIIGDNVEIGACTTIDRAAMNDTVIGSGTKIDNQVQIGHNVKIGRNCIICSMSGIAGSSIIDDNVTISVQAGITDHVHIGERVIIAGRSGVTNDIMPGSIVSGFPARNHNEAKRALVLAADLPALYKRVRMLEKKLQKNDA